One stretch of Tenrec ecaudatus isolate mTenEca1 chromosome 18, mTenEca1.hap1, whole genome shotgun sequence DNA includes these proteins:
- the SYCN gene encoding syncollin, whose protein sequence is MCTLRALLLLAALAGAPGVWGLCPVPADLKRADGTRTCAKLFDKSDPYYENCCEGAELSVEPGADLPFLPSDWGNTASSLVVAPRCELTVWSHRGKGGKTRKFSSGAYPRLEEYRRGIFGDWSDSISALYCR, encoded by the coding sequence ATGTGCACTTTGCGCGCGCTGCTGCTGCTCGCGGCGCTGGCGGGCGCCCCCGGCGTCTGGGGGCTCTGCCCGGTGCCCGCCGACCTCAAGCGCGCGGACGGCACGCGCACGTGTGCCAAGCTGTTCGACAAGAGCGACCCCTACTACGAGAACTGCTGTGAGGGCGCCGAGCTGTCGGTGGAGCCGGGCGCCGACCTGCCCTTCCTGCCCTCCGACTGGGGCAACACGGCCTCGTCGCTCGTGGTGGCGCCGCGCTGCGAGCTCACCGTGTGGTCCCACCGCGGCAAGGGCGGCAAGACGCGCAAGTTCTCGTCCGGCGCCTACCCGCGCCTGGAGGAGTACCGGCGCGGCATCTTCGGGGACTGGTCCGATTCCATCTCGGCGCTCTACTGcaggtga